The following coding sequences are from one Onychomys torridus chromosome 16, mOncTor1.1, whole genome shotgun sequence window:
- the Klf10 gene encoding Krueppel-like factor 10 isoform X2: MPRPLLRAPPPGAAQPIPARAAGRLANGRGGARDVRAAGSVPGDSPAGLIEEEKMEIISEKLKESVYSWDKTEKSDFEAVEALMSMSCDWKSGFRKYLEHRPVTPVSDTSEEESLFPGTPDLHTIPAFCLTPPYSPSDFEPSQVSNLVAPAPSTGHFKSFSDATKAPAMAPFKEEEKSLVAAPPLPKAQATSVIRHTADAQLCNHRSCPVKAASVLSYQDNSFRRRTHLNAEASRKNIPCAAVSPNRPKCEQNAAAAAAMAEGDKKAGAALYDLAVPSSETVICRSQPAPASPVQKSVLVSSPTVPTGAVPPMPVICQMVPLPANNSVVTTVVPSTPPSQPPALCPPVLFMGTQVPKGTVMFVVPQPVVQSPKPPVVSPNGTRLSPIAPAPGFSPSAARVTPQTDSSRVRSHVCSHPGCGKTYFKSSHLKAHVRTHTGEKPFSCSWKACDRRFARSDELSRHRRTHTGEKKFACPMCDRRFMRSDHLTKHARRHLSAKKLPNWQMEVSKLNDIALPPTTASAQ, from the exons ATGCCTCGCCCCCTCCTCCGCGCGCCCCCGCCCGGGGCCGCCCAGCCAATCCCGGCGCGGGCCGCGGGCCGGCTGGCCAATGGCAGGGGCGGGGCGCGGGACGTGCGCGCGGCGGGCAGCGTTCCCGGTGACTCACCCGCCGGCCTCATTGAG GAGGAGAAAATGGAGATCATCTCTGAAAAGCTGAAAGAGAGTGTGTACTCGTGGGACAAGACGGAGAAGAGTGACTTTGAAGCCGTGGAAGCGCTTATGTCCATGAGCTGCGACTGGAAGTCTGGGTTCAGGAAATACCTTGAGCACAGGCCTGTCACCCCAGTGTCTGACACCTCAGAGGAAGAGAGCTTGTTTCCTGGGACTCCTGACCTTCACACGATCCCAGCCTTT TGTTTGACGCCGCCTTACAGCCCCTCTGACTTTGAACCCTCTCAAGTGTCAAATCTGGTGGCACCAGCGCCATCTACTGGCCACTTCAAATCTTTCTCTGATGCTACCAAGGCTCCGGCTATGGCTCCTttcaaagaggaggaaaagagcctTGTGGCTGCCCCACCCCTCCCTAAGGCCCAGGCCACCAGTGTCATCCGGCACACAGCCGATGCCCAGCTGTGTAACCACCGATCCTGCCCCGTGAAAGCAGCTAGCGTCCTCAGCTATCAGGACAATTCTTTCCGAAGAAGAACCCACCTAAACGCTGAGGCCTCCAGAAAGAACATACCCTGTGCTGCCGTGTCACCAAACAGACCCAAATGTGAGCAGaatgccgccgccgccgccgccatggcAGAGGGCGACAAGAAGGCAGGTGCTGCGCTGTATGACCTCGCTGTCCCTTCCTCAGAGACAGTCATTTGTCGGTCACAGCCAGCTCCTGCGTCCCCAGTGCAGAAGTCAGTGTTAGTCTCTTCACCTACGGTACCCACTGGGGCAGTGCCCCCGATGCCTGTCATCTGCCAGATGGTCCCCCTTCCTGCAAACAACTCCGTTGTGACCACGGTTGTCCCCAGCACTCCACCCAGCCAGCCCCCGGCCCTCTGCCCACCTGTGTTGTTCATGGGCACCCAAGTGCCCAAGGGCACCGTGATGTTCGTCGTGCCCCAGCCTGTTGTTCAGAGCCCCAAGCCTCCAGTGGTGAGCCCCAATGGCACCAGACTGTCTCCCATCGCCCCTGCACCTGGATTCTCCCCTTCAGCCGCAAGAGTCACTCCCCAGACTGATTCATCCAGAGTGAGGAGCCATGTCTGTAGCCATCCAGGATGTGGCAAGACTTACTTTAAAAGTTCCCATCTGAAGGCACACGTAAGAACACACACAG GGGAAAAGCCTTTCAGCTGTAGCTGGAAAGCCTGTGACAGAAGGTTTGCTCGCTCTGATGAGCTGTCCAGACACCGGCGAACCCACACAGGCGAGAAGAAATTTGCCTGTCCTATGTGTGACCGGCGGTTCATGAGGAGTGACCATCTGACCAAGCATGCCCGGCGCCACCTGTCAGCCAAGAAGCTCCCAAACTGGCAGATGGAAGTGAGCAAGTTAAATGACATTGCTCTGCCTCCGACCACTGCTTCTGCACAGTGA
- the Klf10 gene encoding Krueppel-like factor 10 isoform X1 codes for MGRGADSAERGGVDVWCLRAPVCGLGSPRPGSSQPAAGRPTMLNFGASLQQASEEKMEIISEKLKESVYSWDKTEKSDFEAVEALMSMSCDWKSGFRKYLEHRPVTPVSDTSEEESLFPGTPDLHTIPAFCLTPPYSPSDFEPSQVSNLVAPAPSTGHFKSFSDATKAPAMAPFKEEEKSLVAAPPLPKAQATSVIRHTADAQLCNHRSCPVKAASVLSYQDNSFRRRTHLNAEASRKNIPCAAVSPNRPKCEQNAAAAAAMAEGDKKAGAALYDLAVPSSETVICRSQPAPASPVQKSVLVSSPTVPTGAVPPMPVICQMVPLPANNSVVTTVVPSTPPSQPPALCPPVLFMGTQVPKGTVMFVVPQPVVQSPKPPVVSPNGTRLSPIAPAPGFSPSAARVTPQTDSSRVRSHVCSHPGCGKTYFKSSHLKAHVRTHTGEKPFSCSWKACDRRFARSDELSRHRRTHTGEKKFACPMCDRRFMRSDHLTKHARRHLSAKKLPNWQMEVSKLNDIALPPTTASAQ; via the exons atggggaggggggcagacaGCGCGGAGCGCGGTGGCGTCGACGTCTGGTGTCTCCGTGCGCCCGTCTGTGGCTTAGGCAGCCCGCGGCCAGGCAGCTCGCAACCTGCGGCCGGGCGACCGACCATGCTGAACTTCGGCGCTTCTCTCCAGCAGGCTTCG GAGGAGAAAATGGAGATCATCTCTGAAAAGCTGAAAGAGAGTGTGTACTCGTGGGACAAGACGGAGAAGAGTGACTTTGAAGCCGTGGAAGCGCTTATGTCCATGAGCTGCGACTGGAAGTCTGGGTTCAGGAAATACCTTGAGCACAGGCCTGTCACCCCAGTGTCTGACACCTCAGAGGAAGAGAGCTTGTTTCCTGGGACTCCTGACCTTCACACGATCCCAGCCTTT TGTTTGACGCCGCCTTACAGCCCCTCTGACTTTGAACCCTCTCAAGTGTCAAATCTGGTGGCACCAGCGCCATCTACTGGCCACTTCAAATCTTTCTCTGATGCTACCAAGGCTCCGGCTATGGCTCCTttcaaagaggaggaaaagagcctTGTGGCTGCCCCACCCCTCCCTAAGGCCCAGGCCACCAGTGTCATCCGGCACACAGCCGATGCCCAGCTGTGTAACCACCGATCCTGCCCCGTGAAAGCAGCTAGCGTCCTCAGCTATCAGGACAATTCTTTCCGAAGAAGAACCCACCTAAACGCTGAGGCCTCCAGAAAGAACATACCCTGTGCTGCCGTGTCACCAAACAGACCCAAATGTGAGCAGaatgccgccgccgccgccgccatggcAGAGGGCGACAAGAAGGCAGGTGCTGCGCTGTATGACCTCGCTGTCCCTTCCTCAGAGACAGTCATTTGTCGGTCACAGCCAGCTCCTGCGTCCCCAGTGCAGAAGTCAGTGTTAGTCTCTTCACCTACGGTACCCACTGGGGCAGTGCCCCCGATGCCTGTCATCTGCCAGATGGTCCCCCTTCCTGCAAACAACTCCGTTGTGACCACGGTTGTCCCCAGCACTCCACCCAGCCAGCCCCCGGCCCTCTGCCCACCTGTGTTGTTCATGGGCACCCAAGTGCCCAAGGGCACCGTGATGTTCGTCGTGCCCCAGCCTGTTGTTCAGAGCCCCAAGCCTCCAGTGGTGAGCCCCAATGGCACCAGACTGTCTCCCATCGCCCCTGCACCTGGATTCTCCCCTTCAGCCGCAAGAGTCACTCCCCAGACTGATTCATCCAGAGTGAGGAGCCATGTCTGTAGCCATCCAGGATGTGGCAAGACTTACTTTAAAAGTTCCCATCTGAAGGCACACGTAAGAACACACACAG GGGAAAAGCCTTTCAGCTGTAGCTGGAAAGCCTGTGACAGAAGGTTTGCTCGCTCTGATGAGCTGTCCAGACACCGGCGAACCCACACAGGCGAGAAGAAATTTGCCTGTCCTATGTGTGACCGGCGGTTCATGAGGAGTGACCATCTGACCAAGCATGCCCGGCGCCACCTGTCAGCCAAGAAGCTCCCAAACTGGCAGATGGAAGTGAGCAAGTTAAATGACATTGCTCTGCCTCCGACCACTGCTTCTGCACAGTGA
- the Klf10 gene encoding Krueppel-like factor 10 isoform X3, with the protein MEIISEKLKESVYSWDKTEKSDFEAVEALMSMSCDWKSGFRKYLEHRPVTPVSDTSEEESLFPGTPDLHTIPAFCLTPPYSPSDFEPSQVSNLVAPAPSTGHFKSFSDATKAPAMAPFKEEEKSLVAAPPLPKAQATSVIRHTADAQLCNHRSCPVKAASVLSYQDNSFRRRTHLNAEASRKNIPCAAVSPNRPKCEQNAAAAAAMAEGDKKAGAALYDLAVPSSETVICRSQPAPASPVQKSVLVSSPTVPTGAVPPMPVICQMVPLPANNSVVTTVVPSTPPSQPPALCPPVLFMGTQVPKGTVMFVVPQPVVQSPKPPVVSPNGTRLSPIAPAPGFSPSAARVTPQTDSSRVRSHVCSHPGCGKTYFKSSHLKAHVRTHTGEKPFSCSWKACDRRFARSDELSRHRRTHTGEKKFACPMCDRRFMRSDHLTKHARRHLSAKKLPNWQMEVSKLNDIALPPTTASAQ; encoded by the exons ATGGAGATCATCTCTGAAAAGCTGAAAGAGAGTGTGTACTCGTGGGACAAGACGGAGAAGAGTGACTTTGAAGCCGTGGAAGCGCTTATGTCCATGAGCTGCGACTGGAAGTCTGGGTTCAGGAAATACCTTGAGCACAGGCCTGTCACCCCAGTGTCTGACACCTCAGAGGAAGAGAGCTTGTTTCCTGGGACTCCTGACCTTCACACGATCCCAGCCTTT TGTTTGACGCCGCCTTACAGCCCCTCTGACTTTGAACCCTCTCAAGTGTCAAATCTGGTGGCACCAGCGCCATCTACTGGCCACTTCAAATCTTTCTCTGATGCTACCAAGGCTCCGGCTATGGCTCCTttcaaagaggaggaaaagagcctTGTGGCTGCCCCACCCCTCCCTAAGGCCCAGGCCACCAGTGTCATCCGGCACACAGCCGATGCCCAGCTGTGTAACCACCGATCCTGCCCCGTGAAAGCAGCTAGCGTCCTCAGCTATCAGGACAATTCTTTCCGAAGAAGAACCCACCTAAACGCTGAGGCCTCCAGAAAGAACATACCCTGTGCTGCCGTGTCACCAAACAGACCCAAATGTGAGCAGaatgccgccgccgccgccgccatggcAGAGGGCGACAAGAAGGCAGGTGCTGCGCTGTATGACCTCGCTGTCCCTTCCTCAGAGACAGTCATTTGTCGGTCACAGCCAGCTCCTGCGTCCCCAGTGCAGAAGTCAGTGTTAGTCTCTTCACCTACGGTACCCACTGGGGCAGTGCCCCCGATGCCTGTCATCTGCCAGATGGTCCCCCTTCCTGCAAACAACTCCGTTGTGACCACGGTTGTCCCCAGCACTCCACCCAGCCAGCCCCCGGCCCTCTGCCCACCTGTGTTGTTCATGGGCACCCAAGTGCCCAAGGGCACCGTGATGTTCGTCGTGCCCCAGCCTGTTGTTCAGAGCCCCAAGCCTCCAGTGGTGAGCCCCAATGGCACCAGACTGTCTCCCATCGCCCCTGCACCTGGATTCTCCCCTTCAGCCGCAAGAGTCACTCCCCAGACTGATTCATCCAGAGTGAGGAGCCATGTCTGTAGCCATCCAGGATGTGGCAAGACTTACTTTAAAAGTTCCCATCTGAAGGCACACGTAAGAACACACACAG GGGAAAAGCCTTTCAGCTGTAGCTGGAAAGCCTGTGACAGAAGGTTTGCTCGCTCTGATGAGCTGTCCAGACACCGGCGAACCCACACAGGCGAGAAGAAATTTGCCTGTCCTATGTGTGACCGGCGGTTCATGAGGAGTGACCATCTGACCAAGCATGCCCGGCGCCACCTGTCAGCCAAGAAGCTCCCAAACTGGCAGATGGAAGTGAGCAAGTTAAATGACATTGCTCTGCCTCCGACCACTGCTTCTGCACAGTGA